In Plasmodium falciparum 3D7 genome assembly, chromosome: 8, the following proteins share a genomic window:
- a CDS encoding U5 small nuclear ribonucleoprotein 40 kDa protein, putative: protein MALIKADTYVLERDENNEVEERKTGLFSPTMLINSHKGEVYSINFSSDGKYIASSSFDMTIMVHNVYNECETIGVLRGHKNAVLQAKWLQDDNYICSASADHKLFLWDVECESKLRSFKGHDNIVNGLDIINHNLFVSCSDDNTLKFWDIRSKWAVHIIKHDFPLLSVCSDKKGEFLFTSCVDNTIKKYDCKNYKLKDTFIGHKDYITGLDINKDETMLASISADESICFWDIQPFSCEEKLLFQLNSPKYNIDYNLIKLSFNNDNLLACGSGDNYLYIYDYKQKILKYSLPGHTSTINDVAFHPVEDIVASCSSDHTIFLGEI, encoded by the coding sequence ATGGCTTTAATAAAAGCTGATACGTACGTTTTAGAAAGGGATGAAAACAATGAAGTGGAGGAAAGGAAAACAGGATTATTTTCCCCGACAATGTTAATAAATAGTCATAAAGGAGAAGTGTATtcaattaatttttcttcgGATGGAAAATATATAGCATCATCAAGTTTTGATATGACTATAATGGTTCATAATGTTTATAATGAATGTGAAACTATAGGTGTTTTAAGAGGTCATAAGAACGCAGTATTACAAGCTAAATGGTTACaggatgataattatatatgtagtgCATCAGCTGatcataaattatttttatgggATGTTGAATGTGAATCCAAGTTAAGAAGTTTTAAAGGACATGATAATATTGTTAATGGATTAGATATAATTAatcataatttatttgtttcttgTAGTGATGATAACACTCTAAAATTTTGGGATATAAGAAGTAAATGGGctgttcatataataaaacatgaTTTTCCTTTATTAAGTGTTTGTTCAGATAAAAAAGGAGAATTTCTTTTTACAAGTTGTGTTGATAATacgataaaaaaatatgattgtaaaaattataaattaaaagatacTTTTATAGGTCATAAAGATTATATAACAGGATTAGATATTAATAAGGACGAAACAATGCTTGCTTCGATAAGTGCAGATGAATCTATTTGCTTCTGGGATATTCAACCTTTTTCATgtgaagaaaaattattatttcaatTAAATTCaccaaaatataatattgattataatttgattaaattatcttttaataacGATAATCTTTTAGCTTGTGGAAGTGGAGATAactatttatacatatatgattataaacaaaaaatattaaaatattcctTACCAGGTCATACTAGTACTATTAATGATGTTGCCTTCCACCCCGTTGAAGATATTGTGGCATCATGTTCTTCAGATCACACCATATTTTTAGGGGAAATATGA
- a CDS encoding thrombospondin-related protein 1, putative, translating to MYNHFLYFPFEKFLFIFILVVWLAFQTNKRPSYITKKYKIDDVKNIDMIIQHDIVINTQNIMCIFYILYINNLDKNKNFIQYKNFKKNKSYKYKNNNNNIIIINSHSHSNSHSNSHSHSNSHSNSHSHSNSHSNSHSHSNSHSHSHSNSHSNSHSHSSTQNSLYHDTNQANFLKPTSFFLYKHHVYFNQKYKKDPNILNKLKVPRNHIFHINKCDLNYYIQNYEFFFFFPDYYEYSHLYIRLDKLFYFQRCGCDTNIKKTKKRNQNIFNNMLGMKEKDTYLQNEICDIYWNYLKDDNTYDKYNFSIINYIKNIIKKMYRYLYIYKVFVLKQFYRIVYYNQGIRNFYYMLFSYIYNKGSIIYNYNQMYFKKHRKKQTIIRSKRFMNEHIKEEDVDYNIVKDEKDKSIQSTEQKSYLKNNTIQYFQCFLDKAMENKNAENELDKWIDPQSKSCYCSEEFAEPCTSEDLVDINNINQIMDNAFCEYNNNDNNNNDNNKNNNNNINNIINIYDNNILGDNVKNIFVALSEYKILQCNDKEKKDIIKKEQLYNYCKYGLNIWDNKNMYDYLNCLNVISYNKKDDKTCIRKCENIKKLCNIVAQFYSFEVCKKYYENNKHTEDIYINNFKYFSDHCKYIDPTNRGLVLCKHKNVECVYSQWSEWSTCSKTCIENEYDTNSTRTRTRILLNKFEVPSKSCSFIINEKNNLMDINFCSYLPFCNKNNDMKKKDDERIMPFVISIKEIEKLNTLKYLNNDDNDLLNENYKNYESVHKNNECKVTDMYQYEYAISYNEKNKSCSCPNNQSPCYFKDIYNSESWKKSLHILCKHNPHINVITADYIIIDCNMSISIKKKEIAVNTYLAMTFNCHSDIFQYIFCAKNIQSIRTNFIYIIITCAFGFISAIYIIHIFINKWHIFKLLLHKQNKKKSY from the coding sequence atgtataatcattttttgtattttcctTTTGAAAAATTTCTATTCATCTTTATACTTGTTGTTTGGTTAGCCTTCCAGACAAACAAACGTCCGTcctatattacaaaaaaatataaaattgatgatgtaaaaaatattgatatgATTATCCAACATGATATAGTAATTAACacacaaaatataatgtgtatattttatatactttatataaataatttggataaaaataaaaattttatacagtacaaaaatttcaaaaaaaataaaagttacaaatataaaaataataataataatattattattattaatagtcATAGTCATAGTAATAGTCATAGTAATAGTCATAGTCATAGTAATAGTCATAGTAATAGTCATAGTCATAGTAATAGTCATAGTAATAGTCATAGTCATAGTAATAGTCATAGTCATAGTCATAGTAATAGTCATAGTAATAGTCATAGTCATAGTAGTACTCAAAACAGTTTATATCATGATACAAATCAGGCTAATTTTTTGAAACCAACTTCTTTCTTTCTCTATAAACATCATGTTTATTTtaatcaaaaatataaaaaggatccaaacattttaaataaattaaaagtaCCAAGGAATCATATTTTTCACATTAATAAATGtgatttaaattattatatacagaattatgaatttttttttttttttccagattattatgaatattctcatttatatataagattagataaattgttttattttcaaaGATGTGGGTGTGACACAAATATTAAGAAAacgaaaaaaagaaatcaaaatatatttaataatatgttagGTATGAAGGAAAAGGATACATATCTACAGAACGAAATATGTGATATATATTGGAATTATCTTAAAGATGATAATACATATGATAAGTATAATTTtagtataataaattatataaagaacataattaaaaaaatgtacagatatttatatatatataaagtgtTTGTTTTAAAACAATTTTATCGTATAGTGTATTATAACCAAGGTATTaggaatttttattatatgttgttttcatatatatataataaagggtctattatatataattataaccaaatgtattttaaaaaacatcGAAAGAAACAAACAATTATACGATCAAAAAGATTTATgaatgaacatataaaagaagaagatgttgattataatattgttaaagatgaaaaagataaatcTATACAATCAACCGAACAGAAAtcctatttaaaaaataatactatTCAATATTTCCAATGTTTTCTTGATAAAGCTATGGAGAATAAAAATGCCGAAAATGAATTAGATAAATGGATAGATCCTCAGAGTAAATCATGTTACTGTAGTGAGGAATTTGCTGAACCATGTACATCTGAAGATCTTgtggatataaataatataaatcaaataatGGATAATGCCTTttgtgaatataataataatgataataataataatgataataataaaaataacaataataatatcaataacattatcaatatttatgataataatattttgggTGATAatgtgaaaaatattttcgtTGCATTATctgaatataaaatattacaatgtaatgataaagaaaaaaaggatataataaagaaagaacaattatataattattgtaaATATGGTTTAAATATTtgggataataaaaatatgtatgattatttaaattgtttGAATGTTATAAGTTATAATAAGAAAGATGATAAAACATGTATAAGAAAATgtgagaatataaaaaaattatgtaatattGTTGCGCAATTTTATTCATTCGAAGTTTGtaagaaatattatgaaaataataaacatacagaagatatatatattaacaattttaaatatttttctgatcattgtaaatatatagatcCTACAAATAGAGGATTGGTATTatgtaaacataaaaatgtgGAATGTGTTTATAGTCAATGGTCTGAATGGTCAACATGTTCAAAAACATGTATAGAAAATGAATATGATACAAATTCAACCAGAACACGTACaagaattttattaaataaatttgagGTACCTTCAAAATCATGtagttttattataaatgaaaaaaataatttaatggATATAAATTTCTGTTCATATTTACcattttgtaataaaaataatgatatgaaaaaaaaggatgatGAACGTATTATGCCTTTTGTTATATcaataaaagaaatagaaaaattaaatacacttaaatatttaaataatgatgataatgatttattaaatgaaaattataaaaattatgaatctgttcataaaaataatgaatgtaAAGTTACAGATATGTACCAATATGAATATGctatatcatataatgaaaaaaataaatcatgtTCATGTCCTAATAATCAATCACCATGTTattttaaagatatatacaATTCAGAATCTTGGAAAAAatcattacatatattatgtaaacaTAATCCacatataaatgttattACTGctgattatattataatcgaTTGTAATATGTCtataagtataaaaaaaaaagaaattgcTGTAAATACTTATCTTGCTATGACTTTTAATTGTCATTCAGATATATTTcagtatatattttgtgcaaaaaatattcaatCAATAAGaacaaattttatatatattattattacatgtgCTTTCGGATTTATTTCagctatatatattatacatatattcattaataagtggcatatttttaaattactCTTAcataaacaaaacaaaaaaaaatcatactaa